A genome region from Cervus canadensis isolate Bull #8, Minnesota chromosome 10, ASM1932006v1, whole genome shotgun sequence includes the following:
- the RALY gene encoding RNA-binding protein Raly isoform X2, translating to MSLKIQTSNVTNKNDPKSINSRVFIGNLNTAVVKKSDVETIFSKYGRVAGCSVHKGYAFVQYANERHARAAVVGENGRVLAGQTLDINMAGEPKPNRPKGLKRAASAIYRLFDYRGRLSPVPVPRAVPVKRPRVTVPLVRRVKTTIPVKLFARSTAITTGTAKIKLKSSELQTIKTELTQIKSNIDALLGRLEQIAEEQKANPDGKKKGESSSGGGSGGGSGSSGTGGSSRPPAPPEDTASEAGTPQGEAQARDDGDEEGLLTHSEEELEHSQDTDAEDGALQ from the exons ATGTCCTTGAAGATCCAGACGAGCAACGTAACCAACAAGAATGACCCCAAATCCATCAACTCTCGGGTTTTCATTGGAAACCTCAACACAGCTGTGGTGAAGAAGTCAGATGTGGAGACCATCTTTTCCAAGTATGGCCGTGTGGCCGGCTGTTCTGTGCACAAGGGCTATGCCTTTGTCCAATATGCCAATGAGCGCCATGCCCGGGCAGCTGTGGTGGGAGAGAATGGGCGAGTGCTGGCCGGCCAGACCCTGG ACATCAACATGGCTGGAGAGCCGAAGCCCAACAGACCCAAGGGGCTAAAGAGAGCAGCATCTGCCATATACAG GCTCTTCGACTATCGGGGCCGCCTGTCACCAGTGCCAGTGCCCAGAGCAGTCCCTGTGAAGCGACCCCGGGTCACCGTCCCCTTGGTCCGACGTGTCAAAACCACCATACCTGTCAAGCTCTTTGCCCGCTCCACAGCCATCACCACCGGCACAGCCAAGATCAAGT TAAAGAGCAGTGAGCTGCAGACCATCAAGACAGAGCTGACCCAGATCAAGTCCAACATTGACGCCCTGCTGGGGCGCTTGGAGCAGATTGCCGAGGAGCAAAAGGCCAATCCAG ATGGCAAAAAGAAGGGCGAGAGTAGCAGTGGCGGCGGCAGTGGTGGTGGCAGCGGCAGCAGCGGTACTGGTGGCAGCAGCCGGCCACCGGCCCCGCCGGAAGACACAGCTTCTGAGGCAGGCACGCCCCAGGGAGAAGCACAGGCGCGAGACGATGGCGATGAGGAGGGGCTGCTAACACACAGCGAGGAAGAGCTG GAGCATAGCCAGGACACAGACGCGGAGGATGGGGCCTTGCAGTAA
- the RALY gene encoding RNA-binding protein Raly isoform X1 produces the protein MSLKIQTSNVTNKNDPKSINSRVFIGNLNTAVVKKSDVETIFSKYGRVAGCSVHKGYAFVQYANERHARAAVVGENGRVLAGQTLDINMAGEPKPNRPKGLKRAASAIYSGYSFDYDYYRDDFYDRLFDYRGRLSPVPVPRAVPVKRPRVTVPLVRRVKTTIPVKLFARSTAITTGTAKIKLKSSELQTIKTELTQIKSNIDALLGRLEQIAEEQKANPDGKKKGESSSGGGSGGGSGSSGTGGSSRPPAPPEDTASEAGTPQGEAQARDDGDEEGLLTHSEEELEHSQDTDAEDGALQ, from the exons ATGTCCTTGAAGATCCAGACGAGCAACGTAACCAACAAGAATGACCCCAAATCCATCAACTCTCGGGTTTTCATTGGAAACCTCAACACAGCTGTGGTGAAGAAGTCAGATGTGGAGACCATCTTTTCCAAGTATGGCCGTGTGGCCGGCTGTTCTGTGCACAAGGGCTATGCCTTTGTCCAATATGCCAATGAGCGCCATGCCCGGGCAGCTGTGGTGGGAGAGAATGGGCGAGTGCTGGCCGGCCAGACCCTGG ACATCAACATGGCTGGAGAGCCGAAGCCCAACAGACCCAAGGGGCTAAAGAGAGCAGCATCTGCCATATACAG TGGCTACAGCTTTGACTATGATTACTACCGGGACGACTTCTACGACAG GCTCTTCGACTATCGGGGCCGCCTGTCACCAGTGCCAGTGCCCAGAGCAGTCCCTGTGAAGCGACCCCGGGTCACCGTCCCCTTGGTCCGACGTGTCAAAACCACCATACCTGTCAAGCTCTTTGCCCGCTCCACAGCCATCACCACCGGCACAGCCAAGATCAAGT TAAAGAGCAGTGAGCTGCAGACCATCAAGACAGAGCTGACCCAGATCAAGTCCAACATTGACGCCCTGCTGGGGCGCTTGGAGCAGATTGCCGAGGAGCAAAAGGCCAATCCAG ATGGCAAAAAGAAGGGCGAGAGTAGCAGTGGCGGCGGCAGTGGTGGTGGCAGCGGCAGCAGCGGTACTGGTGGCAGCAGCCGGCCACCGGCCCCGCCGGAAGACACAGCTTCTGAGGCAGGCACGCCCCAGGGAGAAGCACAGGCGCGAGACGATGGCGATGAGGAGGGGCTGCTAACACACAGCGAGGAAGAGCTG GAGCATAGCCAGGACACAGACGCGGAGGATGGGGCCTTGCAGTAA